Proteins found in one Dendrosporobacter quercicolus genomic segment:
- a CDS encoding cation diffusion facilitator family transporter, which translates to MVGEKTKLKQQTARLSIISNSLLVLLKLIVGFYAGAVSIISEAAHSAVDLIASVVAFYAVKKSGQPPDGNHAYGHGKFENLSGAAEALLIVVAAVWIIYEAADKFNAAQAPAYLEYGIVIMLVSIIVNYWVSGRLLKVAHETESQALEADALHLQADIWTSAGVLLGLVIIKVTGWAWVDPAIAVIVAVIVFKAGYDMTIKSVRQLTDVSLPPEEEKLIIDILTRHSAVIAFHRLRTRRSGSYRLVDMHLVLDKNMHLDMAHAVCDQLEAEIKAELGLCDVIIHIEPCDYHEGFGHCPIPGSRNIRRQLF; encoded by the coding sequence TTGGTTGGAGAAAAAACGAAATTAAAACAACAGACGGCCAGGTTGTCAATTATATCCAATAGCTTGCTGGTGCTATTAAAATTAATTGTTGGGTTTTATGCCGGAGCCGTGAGTATTATTTCGGAGGCGGCCCATTCGGCTGTTGATTTAATTGCCTCCGTGGTGGCGTTCTATGCGGTTAAGAAATCCGGTCAGCCGCCCGACGGCAACCATGCTTATGGACACGGGAAATTTGAAAATCTGTCCGGAGCCGCGGAGGCGTTGCTTATTGTCGTTGCCGCTGTCTGGATTATCTATGAAGCCGCTGATAAATTTAATGCAGCACAGGCGCCGGCTTATTTGGAATATGGCATTGTAATAATGCTTGTCTCAATTATTGTGAATTACTGGGTTTCAGGGCGCTTGCTGAAAGTTGCTCACGAGACTGAGTCCCAGGCCTTAGAGGCCGATGCCCTGCATCTGCAGGCTGATATTTGGACATCAGCCGGAGTTTTACTCGGTTTGGTCATCATTAAGGTTACCGGCTGGGCCTGGGTTGATCCGGCAATCGCTGTTATTGTGGCGGTCATCGTTTTTAAAGCAGGCTATGACATGACAATCAAAAGTGTGCGCCAATTGACTGATGTAAGCTTGCCGCCGGAGGAAGAGAAACTGATTATCGATATTCTGACCAGGCACAGTGCCGTTATTGCTTTTCATCGATTGCGGACCCGGCGTTCGGGCAGTTACCGGTTAGTCGATATGCATTTGGTTTTAGATAAAAATATGCATTTGGATATGGCTCACGCAGTCTGTGATCAGCTGGAGGCTGAAATTAAGGCTGAACTGGGCTTGTGCGATGTTATTATTCATATTGAGCCCTGCGACTATCATGAAGGCTTTGGGCATTGTCCGATTCCGGGCAGCCGTAATATCAGACGGCAGTTGTTTTAA